From one Lycium ferocissimum isolate CSIRO_LF1 chromosome 5, AGI_CSIRO_Lferr_CH_V1, whole genome shotgun sequence genomic stretch:
- the LOC132056769 gene encoding uncharacterized protein LOC132056769: MGGDEDERLQIRPSLKSQTCFNNYPKWKDKLREKCYKRVREDRSRLVWKLRLANHQPHHQDLIKSSLEDIVSDEIQKFKHSYQSESFDNSKFSLAPDDTVWEYNGLHEAYQGDCEEMLLEMQRIFYEDLRMEETKEQVPIETWEDEEDEYLARAVYEHMNINEKGGKEVWCPICKQGDLKENCHHICCSLCGLRLNRDDEVNLEALRNRLGEAHSDHLDRGCRLKPKFCVETRFNLTALYITCQGCGMFEVVI; this comes from the exons ATGGGAGGAGACGAAGATGAGAGACTCCAAATTCGGCCTTCTCTTAAATCTCAGACTTGCTTTAATAATTATCCCAAATGGAAAGATAAG CTTAGagaaaaatgttacaaaagGGTCAGAGAAGATCGAAGCCGCCTTGTTTGGAAATTAAGGTTGGCCAACCACCAACCACATCATCAG GATCTCATCAAGTCATCTCTAGAGGACATAGTTTCTGATGAAATACAGAAATTTAAGCACTCATATCAGAGTGAGAGTTTTGATAATTCTAAATTCTCCCTCGCACCGGATGATACTGTATGGGAATATAATGGCCTTCATGAAGCTTATCAAGGTGATTGTGAGGAAATGCTGCTCGAAATGCAGAGAATTTTTTATGAAGATCTCAGGATGGAAGAAACAAAAG AACAAGTTCCAATTGAAACTTGGGAGGATGAAGAAGATGAGTATTTGGCTCGTGCAGTATACGAACACATGAACATCAATGAGAAG GGTGGCAAGGAGGTTTGGTGTCCCATCTGCAAGCAAGGAGATTTGAAAGAGAACTGTCATCATATCTGTTGCTCTCTCTGTGGACTCAGGCTCAACAGAGATGATGAG GTCAATCTAGAGGCGTTACGCAATAGATTGGGTGAAGCTCATTCAGATCATCTTGATCGAGGATGCAGGTTAAAACCCAAATTCTGCGTTGAAACTAGATTTAATCTGACTGCTCTGTACATTACCTGTCAGGGATGCGGCATGTTCGAGGTTGTAATATAG
- the LOC132056771 gene encoding uncharacterized protein LOC132056771 isoform X1 codes for MLENAAIDSPATPNIATFKRYAPPNHRNRSLGRRKSGGDRLERVNSNSNDGEKNQISASRSTSSDDAIGRYQVNENHRTGLIPLEGCSSSDAFQLLNNRWMAALGAYNNLPYDSSERPVMYTKRSPWGQSMLPHQLTSQAGAVSSPGPQKDFLSELRLAMHGASVSPDA; via the exons ATGCTGGAAAATGCTGCCATAGATTCACCAGCCACCCCCAACATTGCTACCTTTAAACGTTATGCCCCTCCCAATCACCG GAATCGTTCACTTGGTAGACGAAAATCCGGAGGag ACCGACTAGAACGAGTCAACAGCAATAGTAATGATGGAGAGAAGAATCAAATTAGTGCCTCTAGGTCAACATCTTCTGACGATGCTATTGGCAGATATCAAGTAAATGAGAATCATCGGACAGGGTTAATACCGCTAGAAGGATGTTCTAGCAGTGATGCTTTTCAGCTTCTAAATAACC GTTGGATGGCTGCTTTGGGTGCTTACAATAATTTACCATATGATTCTTCTG aAAGGCCAgttatgtacacaaaaagatCACCCTGGGGGCAATCTATGCTTCCGCACCAG TTAACGTCACAAGCTGGAGCTGTATCTTCTCCTGGACCACAGAAGGACTTTTTAAGCGAGCTTCGTCTTGCAATGCATGGTGCAAGTGTTAGTCCCGACGCCTAA
- the LOC132056771 gene encoding uncharacterized protein LOC132056771 isoform X2, with the protein MLENAAIDSPATPNIATFKRYAPPNHRNRSLGRRKSGGDRLERVNSNSNDGEKNQISASRSTSSDDAIGRYQVNENHRTGLIPLEGCSSSDAFQLLNNQRPVMYTKRSPWGQSMLPHQLTSQAGAVSSPGPQKDFLSELRLAMHGASVSPDA; encoded by the exons ATGCTGGAAAATGCTGCCATAGATTCACCAGCCACCCCCAACATTGCTACCTTTAAACGTTATGCCCCTCCCAATCACCG GAATCGTTCACTTGGTAGACGAAAATCCGGAGGag ACCGACTAGAACGAGTCAACAGCAATAGTAATGATGGAGAGAAGAATCAAATTAGTGCCTCTAGGTCAACATCTTCTGACGATGCTATTGGCAGATATCAAGTAAATGAGAATCATCGGACAGGGTTAATACCGCTAGAAGGATGTTCTAGCAGTGATGCTTTTCAGCTTCTAAATAACC aAAGGCCAgttatgtacacaaaaagatCACCCTGGGGGCAATCTATGCTTCCGCACCAG TTAACGTCACAAGCTGGAGCTGTATCTTCTCCTGGACCACAGAAGGACTTTTTAAGCGAGCTTCGTCTTGCAATGCATGGTGCAAGTGTTAGTCCCGACGCCTAA
- the LOC132056771 gene encoding uncharacterized protein LOC132056771 isoform X3 encodes MSFLPSDRLERVNSNSNDGEKNQISASRSTSSDDAIGRYQVNENHRTGLIPLEGCSSSDAFQLLNNRWMAALGAYNNLPYDSSERPVMYTKRSPWGQSMLPHQLTSQAGAVSSPGPQKDFLSELRLAMHGASVSPDA; translated from the exons atgtcatttctGCCATCTG ACCGACTAGAACGAGTCAACAGCAATAGTAATGATGGAGAGAAGAATCAAATTAGTGCCTCTAGGTCAACATCTTCTGACGATGCTATTGGCAGATATCAAGTAAATGAGAATCATCGGACAGGGTTAATACCGCTAGAAGGATGTTCTAGCAGTGATGCTTTTCAGCTTCTAAATAACC GTTGGATGGCTGCTTTGGGTGCTTACAATAATTTACCATATGATTCTTCTG aAAGGCCAgttatgtacacaaaaagatCACCCTGGGGGCAATCTATGCTTCCGCACCAG TTAACGTCACAAGCTGGAGCTGTATCTTCTCCTGGACCACAGAAGGACTTTTTAAGCGAGCTTCGTCTTGCAATGCATGGTGCAAGTGTTAGTCCCGACGCCTAA
- the LOC132056770 gene encoding uncharacterized protein LOC132056770, producing the protein MATTGGSISLSSFPSPSFSPRAKPNSMVLHADSLELRYLKTCKCRIVASRRNIIGCFATQESSSVTVAEETKEKKESETGEETASEKPKPKPKAAAKAPVKPLPQMMEEDVIPSLKTILEAQDDILELELSFNENKLEGSFLKKGNAYSFWAFFPDGLIGPKGFSLSSYGSGASTVEPFLIDEKKITAKHVVFWVEKRLAAQGIIPVWKE; encoded by the exons ATGGCAACAACAGGAGGTTCTATTTCACTTTCTAGCTTCCCTTCACCATCTTTTTCCCCTAGAGCTAAACCCAATTCCATGGTACTGCATGCTGATTCTCTTGAACTAAGGTACCTCAAAACGTGCAAATGCAGAATAGTCGCTTCTCGCAGAAACATTATTGGTTGCTTTGCAACGCAAGAATCTTCATCTGTAACTG TTGCTGAAGAAACGAAGGAGAAGAAAGAGTCAGAGACAGGTGAAGAAACAGCTTCCGAAAAACCAAAGCCAAAACCAAAGGCTGCAGCAAAAGCTCCAGTCAAACCTCTACCTCAGATGATGGAGGAGGATGTTATCCCTTCACTGAAAACAATTCTTGAAGCCCAAGACGACATCCTTGAGCTTGAGCTATCGTTTAATGAAAACAAG TTGGAGGGTTCATTTCTAAAGAAGGGCAATGCATATTCATTTTGGGCATTCTTTCCCGATGGACTCATAG GTCCTAAAGGTTTCTCTTTGTCCTCCTATGGTTCTGGCGCGAGCACTGTGGAACCTTTTCTCATTGATGAGAAAAAGATAACAGCAAAGCACGTTGTGTTCTGGGTTGAGAAGCGCTTAGCTGCTCAAGGAATTATTCCTGTCTGGAAAGAATAA